The following proteins are co-located in the Shouchella hunanensis genome:
- a CDS encoding PAS domain-containing protein — MKNMLEEVAKQAELLVKVLDYTRVGILITDPDLKDNPIVYVSEGFTKMTGYEVEEVLGTNCRFLQGEETDRNKIDLLREAIKERKPVLIEIANYTKDGTLFWNELTIDPVYIEDQDKLYFVGVQRDITEQVMAKKEYERSVQRIQSISTPIVPLLDGLAVLPLIGEMNKERFDLMFDTVTQETVRLGIKKLVIDLSGLTHYDAFVVEGIFQLRDVLKLIGAELVLCGMAPGLAIQSVLKGGNQLETIQTASSVKQILKEAFERFE; from the coding sequence ATGAAGAACATGTTGGAAGAGGTTGCTAAGCAAGCGGAACTATTAGTGAAAGTTTTAGACTATACACGAGTAGGCATTTTAATTACAGATCCAGATCTTAAAGACAATCCAATTGTCTATGTAAGTGAGGGTTTTACGAAAATGACAGGTTATGAAGTCGAAGAAGTCTTAGGGACAAACTGTCGTTTCTTGCAAGGTGAGGAAACAGATCGTAATAAGATTGATTTACTTCGAGAGGCGATAAAAGAAAGAAAACCAGTCTTGATTGAAATAGCCAATTATACGAAAGACGGAACGTTATTTTGGAATGAACTAACGATTGACCCTGTTTATATAGAAGACCAAGACAAGCTTTATTTTGTAGGTGTGCAAAGGGATATTACGGAACAAGTCATGGCAAAGAAAGAATATGAGCGTTCCGTACAACGCATTCAATCCATTTCAACGCCGATTGTTCCTTTATTGGATGGATTAGCAGTACTGCCTCTTATCGGAGAGATGAATAAAGAGCGGTTTGATCTTATGTTTGATACGGTCACACAAGAAACCGTGCGTTTAGGTATAAAAAAGCTTGTCATTGATTTATCTGGCCTAACGCACTATGATGCATTTGTTGTAGAAGGGATTTTTCAGTTAAGAGATGTTCTAAAGCTTATTGGAGCTGAACTTGTTTTATGTGGTATGGCACCTGGGCTTGCCATTCAATCGGTTCTCAAGGGAGGAAACCAATTGGAAACAATTCAAACAGCTAGTTCGGTTAAGCAAATTTTAAAAGAAGCGTTTGAGCGATTTGAGTAA